One window of Trichoderma breve strain T069 chromosome 3, whole genome shotgun sequence genomic DNA carries:
- a CDS encoding short chain dehydrogenase domain-containing protein → MAPLVWLVTGCSSGFGLDFVNEILSRGDKVIATARRLESLEDLKKTGAAVLQLDVTWDQERINETFKNAIQIYGQLDVLINNAAYVLGGAWEDLSYEQFHDAFETNVFGPLKTTKAVLPHFRERKTGMNVFISSISGWSGMQFNAGYSGTKFALEGMVESLNKEVRDLGIRTLLIEPGFFRTDLLSQANLKTVESSIPDYKEASKGFNKLLQEKNHAQSGDPKKGVAIVVDLVRKEGTAKGKTIPVRMPLGPDGYEVIKNKCDKTIRILEEWKDVISSTDLVE, encoded by the exons ATGGCACCTCTCGTGTGGCTCGTGACTGGATGCTCTTCCGGCTTTGGACTAGACTTTGTCAATGAGATTCTCAGTCGTGGGGACAAAGTAATTGCAACCGCTCGCCGATTGGAGAGCCTCGAggacttgaagaagacgggtGCTGCGGTGCTTCAATTGGACGTTACCTGGGACCAGGAACGTATCAACGAGACCTTCAAGAACGCCATCCAGATCTATGGTCAACTGGATGTTCTCATTAACAATGCTGCATATGTCTTGGGCGGTGCATGGGAAGACCTTTC CTACGAACAATTTCACGATGCATTCGAGACAAATGTCTTTGGGCCCCTGAAAACCACCAAGGCTGTGTTGCCCCATTtcagagaaagaaagactGGTATGAATGTCTTTATCAGCTCGATTTCGGGATGGAGCGGGATGCAGTTCAACGCAGGTTACTCTGGAACCAAGTTTGCACTTGAAG GAATGGTCGAAAGTCTGAACAAAGAGGTGAGGGATCTCGGAATCCGAACGCTGTTGATAGAACCCGGCTTCTTCAGGACCGACCTCCTCTCGCAGGCCAACCTCAAGACTGTGGAATCAAGCATCCCCGATTATAAGGAAGCATCCAAGGGTTTCAACAAGCTACTTCAGGAGAAGAACCACGCACAGAGTGGTGACCCGAAGAAAGGAGTGGCTATTGTCGTGGATCTCGTTCGAAAAGAAGGGActgccaagggcaagacgaTTCCTGTGCGCATGCCGCTTGGACCTGATGGCTATGAGGTCATCAAGAACAAGTGCGACAAGACGATTCGGATTCTGGAAGAGTGGAAGGATGTCATTTCCAGCACTGATTTGGTAGAGTGA